One Salvelinus sp. IW2-2015 linkage group LG4q.2, ASM291031v2, whole genome shotgun sequence DNA window includes the following coding sequences:
- the si:ch211-266o15.1 gene encoding zinc finger MYM-type protein 4 isoform X1 — protein MAESEEAKQKSQHELRLSKAFDEAVKLSAPMAGESQRQHTPLSTRSLWSSITTGPVFDAPGPIQRPDVDHDFSSDDEGHVFPHISHPTSATFSLAGLGVVEPEDELDGVPVFGVDEEEEEEWNIALPKMALGDVESDRESAGRPDTQHAETQDDDQNSTDRFLDAVSLSKVRTASEEASQTAEYRLTMQGESHLSTNHSLSPLPENSLDEGSLNRSTAGGSSRQERSENVFQNPAMGDREEPPISPLMNIKDEPIDEGYDCALLPSTRSIKEELDNTTPEEELRISSVFSVGGGNSYGSPTGSMAASQNTTSIFGPGRSLVPQGPTMTLRSLAPVPQPPQPQPQAPSSSNPANAVRVSCSGCSKILLRGQTAFQRKGSTQLFCSTVCLTGFTLPAIKLRTCYQCLKEIEDPKDVISVITDNNLKDFCSQFCLSVFNRRRKPGPLSMPSVQEPATLRCSMCKKSDTIQHEVTHQGSLHKLCSDECFMRFRSSHNLVINVCERCGEYCASADRNCRRLRVEGVTIKFCSPTCISTYKQTTTKVMPCGRCRDLRLMSDMLESTDSEGKVELFCNSICVNKSWPQNELSGTAFPCTYCKVKAVSQYHLAMVDGSIRNFCSYTCVKTFREAEGSQPPPQQGQMNGSSSTGPPPPAPTQGYFRPYPPSWVPTTGHPYAPAQTSAPPLPYGAAPDMARAYGAGQHQPGLPMPPPSSSISTPKGHVKLSCHQCPQQFRWKPELXEYNGRTMQFCSKPCCVEFKKQSNVIVRCEYCKLEKLVKEVIKYDFIDRPFCSESCKLLFKHDMKGPWRMCAYCANISPDMIHNHFGGKMQEFCSEACMSNYTVLFYEMAKCECCRRQGKMKDQLKCFGAVKLFCTLECVIQYCYQTFQQHPWTSNGTTATQGPSQTPFPFSKPAPVIADVVSLATSPADQPHTTAATALTGALPTSNSHGKSLGDASTQTEAMRISARRRIMKNKAIICKPLMLDQQTSCQIQTQTTEKSMTSMGFAETGFTYTENGEKVRVIVMPVPVPVFIPVPMNLYSQYTPVPMGIPVPVPVPMVIPPSLSRSELKDRKDNVPSQTMAEEEEEKDKPVSHGDQGSAYSGDLESEAVSTPHSWGGEDESTSTTNTQRGAEKPSEHPSTAPSSPQLLDLEADYPPDLFDPAAVKGQRLTVKIRRRKRPREGFPPSKRSCKRSGTIXMVEPTVSLPPARSKLHHKYGVKAWKNWVLQRNKQIDCEFSKDASAKSMVVKENVLQCNSSELSYGLCHFISEVRRPNGQAYPADSIFYLCLGIQQYLFENGRLENIFTDVLYHKFSMEITMMLHYWSPTLLPSGYLHSRVEEEYLWDCKQLGAYSPIVLLNTLLFFGTKLFQFKTLGQHRRLSFTNFTRCTRVTKNGKSSFLRFRPGQDVSDTPELLALPAKRRLDEEEGDMEMPENTENPLRCPVRLYEFYLSKCSESVTNRPHLFYLQPELSFHSNSLLWYSARQLEGPALESMLTRILAVREVHLDELPLHNHYTEASAASTDDDNDHL, from the exons ATGGCGGAGTCAGAGGAGGCTAAACAAAAATCTCAG catgaactACGGCTGTCCAAGGCTTTTGATGAGGCGGTGAAGCTCTCAGCCCCCATGGCTGGTGAGTCCCAGAGGCAGCACACTCCCCTCTCAACCAGATCTCTCTGGAGCAGCATCACAACCGGACCAGTCTTTGATGCACCAGGACCAATCCAACGTCCTGACGTCGACCATGATTTTAGCAGTGACGATGAGGGGCATGTATTCCCTCACATCTCTCACCCTACCAGTGCCACCTTCTCCCTGGCTGGTCTAGGGGTGGTCGAGCCAGAAGACGAGCTGGATGGGGTTCCTGTGTTTGGggtagatgaggaggaggaggaggagtggaacaTAGCCCTGCCCAAGATGGCACTGGGTGATGTGGAGTCTGACAGAGAGTCAGCCGGACGGCCTGACACACAACATGCAGAGACTCAGGATGATGATCAAAATTCGACTGACAGATTCCTTGATGCAGTTTCACTTTCCAAAGTTAGAACAG CTTCTGAGGAGGCTAGTCAAACTGCTGAGTACAGACTAACCATGCAAGGAGAAAGTCATCTTTCAACTAACCACTCTCTGTCCCCTTTACCAGAGAACAGCTTGG ATGAAGGAAGTCTGAATCGGTCTACGGCTGGGGGATCCAGCCGTCAAGAG AGGTCAGAGAATGTGTTCCAGAACCCAGCGATGGGGGACAGAGAAGagccccccatctctcccctcatGAACATCAAGGATGAGCCCATAGATGAAGGATATGACTGTGCCCTTCTACCCTCAACACGGAGTATCAAGGAAGAACTGGACAACACAACTCCTGAG GAGGAGCTGAGAATCAGTTCTGTCTTTTCCGTTGGAGGAGGAAACTCCTATGGCTCTCCCACTG GCTCTATGGCAGCCTCCCAGAACACCACCTCCATATTTGGTCCAGGAAGAAGTCTAGTTCCACAGGGGCCAACAATGACCCTCAGGAGCCTGGCTCCAGTGCCCCAGCCACCCCAGCCTCAACCCCAGGCCCCCAGCAGCTCCAACCCAGCCAATGCAGTGCGTGTGTCCTGCTCAGGCTGCTCTAAGATCCTGCTGCGCGGTCAGACTGCCTTCCAACGGAAAGGATCCACCCAGCTCTTCTGCTCCACCGTCTGCCTCACTGGGTTCACCCTGCCTGCCATCAAACTGAGAACCTGTTACCAGTGCCTcaa GGAGATCGAGGACCCCAAAGATGTGATCAGTGTCATTACAGACAATAACCTGAAGGATTTCTGTAGCCAGTTCTGCCTCTCCGTGTTCAACCGCAGGAGGAAACCAGGGCCTCTCTCCATGCCTTCTGTCCAAGAGCCTGCCACCCTGAGGTGCAGTATGTGCAAGAAGAGCGACACG ATTCAGCACGAGGTAACTCACCAGGGCTCCTTGCACAAACTGTGCAGTGATGAGTGCTTCATGCGCTTCCGCTCCTCCCACAACCTGGTCATAAACGTCTGTGAGAGATGTGGCGAGTACTGCGCCAGTGCTGACAGGAACTGCCGGAGACTCCGAGTAGAGGGCGTCACCATAAAGTTCTGTAGTCCTACCTGCATTAGCACTTATAAACAG ACAACCACCAAGGTGATGCCGTGCGGACGCTGCCGTGACCTGAGGCTCATGTCTGACATGTTGGAGAGCACCGACTCGGAGGGCAAGGTGGAACTCTTCTGCAACTCCATCTGTGTCAATAAAAGCTGGCCTCAGAACGAACTGTCAG GAACGGCATTCCCATGTACCTACTGCAAAGTGAAGGCTGTCTCTCAGTACCACCTGGCCATGGTGGACGGTAGCATCCGCAACTTCTGCTCCTACACCTGCGTCAAGACKTTCCGG GAGGCCGAAGGCAGCCAGCCTCCCCCCCAGCAGGGCCAGATGAACGGCTCCTCATCCACTGGTCCTCCCCCTCCAGCACCAACCCAGGGCTACTTCCGTCCTTATCCCCCGTCCTGGGTCCCCACTACTGGCCACCCATACGCTCCAGCCCAGACCTCTGCTCCACCTCTACCCTATGGAGCCGCCCCAGACATGGCTAGGGCCTATGGAGCAGGGCAGCATCAACCAGGGCTGCCCatgccccccccctcctcctctatctccaccCCCAAGGGGCatgtgaaactctcctgccatcAGTGCCCTCAGCAGTTCCGCTGGAAACCTGAGCTCTYCGAGTACAAT GGTCGCACCATGCAGTTCTGTTCCAAACCTTGCTGTGTTGAGTTTAAGAAACAGAGTAATGTCATAGTGAGGTGTGAATACTGCAAACTGGAGAAGTTGGTCAAAGAAGTCATAAAATATGACTTCATCGATCGGCCCTTCTGCAGCGAGA GCTGTAAGCTGCTCTTCAAGCACGACATGAAGGGGCCATGGCGGATGTGTGCCTACTGTGCCAACATCAGCCCCGATATGATCCACAACCACTTTGGTGGCAAGATGCAGGAGTTCTGCAGTGAGGCGTGCATGTCAAATTACACTGTTCTTTTCTATGAG ATGGCTAAGTGTGAGTGCTGCAGACGTCAAGGGAAGATGAAAGACCAACTGAAGTGTTTTGGGGCTGTGAAGCTGTTCTGTACCTTGGAGTGTGTCATTCAGTACTGCTATCAGACCTTCCAACAGCACCCTTGGACTAGCAACGGCACCACTGCTACACAGG GCCCATCCCAAACTCCATTCCCCTTCTCCAAGCCAGCTCCTGTCATTGCTGATGTTGTATCGTTGGCCACCTCTCCTGCTGACCAGCCCCATACTACGGCTGCCACAGCCCTGACTG GAGCTCTTCCGACATCTAACTCTCATGGCAAGAGCCTGGGCGATGCGAGCACCCAGACGGAAGCCATGAGGATCTCAGCCCGCCGGAGGATCATGAAGAACAAGGCCATCATCTGTAAACCCCTCATGCTGGACCAGCAGACCAGCTGCCAGATTCAGACGCAGACCACAGAGAAATCCATGACATCAATGG GGTTCGCAGAGACTGGGTTCACGTACACAGAGAACGGGGAGAAAGTGCGGGTGATTGTGATGCCTGTTCCTGTGCCTGTCTTCATCCCAGTGCCTATGAACTTGTACAGCCAGTACACTCCTGTGCCCATGGGTATCCCTGTGCCT GTGCCAGTGCCCATGGTAATCCCCCCCTCGTTAAGCCGTTCAGAGCTCAAGGACAGAAAAGACAATGTTCCATCTCAGACCAtggccgaggaggaggaggagaaagacaaaCCTGTCTCCCATGGAG ATCAAGGCAGCGCCTACAGTGGGGACCTGGAGTCGGAGGCCGTGTCCACCCCCCACAGCTGGGGTGGAGAGGACGAGTCCACCTCCACAACCAACACCCAGAGAGGGGCAGAGAAGCCTTCCGAGCACCCCAGCacagctccctcctcccctcaactTTTGGACCTGGAGGCTGACTACCCCCCTG ATTTGTTTGATCCTGCTGCAGTGAAGGGGCAGAGACTGACTGTAAAGATTAGAAGACGTAAGAGACCCAGAGAAGGCTTCCCTCCCAGTAAACGG AGTTGTAAGCGAAGTGGGACTATTGYCATGGTGGAGCCCACCGTTTCACTCCCTCCTGCCAGATCAAAACTCCATCACAAGTACGGGGTGAAAGCCTGGAAGAATTGGGTCCTGCAGAGGAACAAACAGATTGACTGTGAATTTTCCAAAGATGCCT CAGCTAAATCTATGGTTGTGAAGGAGAACGTGTTGCAGTGTAACTCCTCTGAGCTTAGTTACGGCCTCTGTCATTTCATCAGTGAGGTCCGTCGCCCCAACGGCCAGGCCTACCCTGCTGACAGCATCTTCTACCTCTGTCTGGGCATACAGCAG TATCTATTTGAGAATGGAAGGCTAGAGAATATCTTCACTGATGTGCTCTATCATAAGTTCAGCATGGAGATTACTATGATGCTACATTACTGGAGTCCTACCCTGCTGCCCAGCG GCTACCTGCATTCCCGTGTGGAGGAGGAGTACCTGTGGGACTGTAAACAGCTGGGAGCCTACTCCCCCATCGTGCTGCTCAACACCTTGCTCTTCTTTGGCACCAAGCTGTTCCAGTTCAAGACCCTGGGCCAACACAGACGTCTGTCCTTCACCAACTTCACCCGCTGTACCAGGGTCACCAAGAACGGCAAGAGCTCCTTCCTAAGGTTTAGGCCTGGTCAGGATGTGTCAGACACCCCCG AGCTGCTAGCTTTGCCTGCCAAGAGAAGGCTGGATGAAGAGGAAGGTGACATGGAGATGCCTGAGAATACTGAGAACCCACTACGCTGCCCTGTCAGACTCTACGAGTTCTACCTCTCCAAATG CTCAGAGTCTGTGACGAATAGACCACACCTGTTCTACTTGCAGCCAGAGCTCTCCTTTCACTCAAACAGCCTGCTGTGGTATTCTGCCCGGCAACTAGAAGGTCCTGCGCTGGAAAGCATGCTCACACGCATCCTGGCAGTACGGGAGGTCCACCTGGATGAGCTTCCGCTGCATAATCACTATACTGAAGCCTCCGCAGCCTCCACAGATGATGACAATGACCATTTGTAG
- the si:ch211-266o15.1 gene encoding zinc finger MYM-type protein 4 isoform X2, giving the protein MAESEEAKQKSQHELRLSKAFDEAVKLSAPMAGESQRQHTPLSTRSLWSSITTGPVFDAPGPIQRPDVDHDFSSDDEGHVFPHISHPTSATFSLAGLGVVEPEDELDGVPVFGVDEEEEEEWNIALPKMALGDVESDRESAGRPDTQHAETQDDDQNSTDRFLDAVSLSKVRTDEGSLNRSTAGGSSRQERSENVFQNPAMGDREEPPISPLMNIKDEPIDEGYDCALLPSTRSIKEELDNTTPEEELRISSVFSVGGGNSYGSPTGSMAASQNTTSIFGPGRSLVPQGPTMTLRSLAPVPQPPQPQPQAPSSSNPANAVRVSCSGCSKILLRGQTAFQRKGSTQLFCSTVCLTGFTLPAIKLRTCYQCLKEIEDPKDVISVITDNNLKDFCSQFCLSVFNRRRKPGPLSMPSVQEPATLRCSMCKKSDTIQHEVTHQGSLHKLCSDECFMRFRSSHNLVINVCERCGEYCASADRNCRRLRVEGVTIKFCSPTCISTYKQTTTKVMPCGRCRDLRLMSDMLESTDSEGKVELFCNSICVNKSWPQNELSGTAFPCTYCKVKAVSQYHLAMVDGSIRNFCSYTCVKTFREAEGSQPPPQQGQMNGSSSTGPPPPAPTQGYFRPYPPSWVPTTGHPYAPAQTSAPPLPYGAAPDMARAYGAGQHQPGLPMPPPSSSISTPKGHVKLSCHQCPQQFRWKPELXEYNGRTMQFCSKPCCVEFKKQSNVIVRCEYCKLEKLVKEVIKYDFIDRPFCSESCKLLFKHDMKGPWRMCAYCANISPDMIHNHFGGKMQEFCSEACMSNYTVLFYEMAKCECCRRQGKMKDQLKCFGAVKLFCTLECVIQYCYQTFQQHPWTSNGTTATQGPSQTPFPFSKPAPVIADVVSLATSPADQPHTTAATALTGALPTSNSHGKSLGDASTQTEAMRISARRRIMKNKAIICKPLMLDQQTSCQIQTQTTEKSMTSMGFAETGFTYTENGEKVRVIVMPVPVPVFIPVPMNLYSQYTPVPMGIPVPVPVPMVIPPSLSRSELKDRKDNVPSQTMAEEEEEKDKPVSHGDQGSAYSGDLESEAVSTPHSWGGEDESTSTTNTQRGAEKPSEHPSTAPSSPQLLDLEADYPPDLFDPAAVKGQRLTVKIRRRKRPREGFPPSKRSCKRSGTIXMVEPTVSLPPARSKLHHKYGVKAWKNWVLQRNKQIDCEFSKDASAKSMVVKENVLQCNSSELSYGLCHFISEVRRPNGQAYPADSIFYLCLGIQQYLFENGRLENIFTDVLYHKFSMEITMMLHYWSPTLLPSGYLHSRVEEEYLWDCKQLGAYSPIVLLNTLLFFGTKLFQFKTLGQHRRLSFTNFTRCTRVTKNGKSSFLRFRPGQDVSDTPELLALPAKRRLDEEEGDMEMPENTENPLRCPVRLYEFYLSKCSESVTNRPHLFYLQPELSFHSNSLLWYSARQLEGPALESMLTRILAVREVHLDELPLHNHYTEASAASTDDDNDHL; this is encoded by the exons ATGGCGGAGTCAGAGGAGGCTAAACAAAAATCTCAG catgaactACGGCTGTCCAAGGCTTTTGATGAGGCGGTGAAGCTCTCAGCCCCCATGGCTGGTGAGTCCCAGAGGCAGCACACTCCCCTCTCAACCAGATCTCTCTGGAGCAGCATCACAACCGGACCAGTCTTTGATGCACCAGGACCAATCCAACGTCCTGACGTCGACCATGATTTTAGCAGTGACGATGAGGGGCATGTATTCCCTCACATCTCTCACCCTACCAGTGCCACCTTCTCCCTGGCTGGTCTAGGGGTGGTCGAGCCAGAAGACGAGCTGGATGGGGTTCCTGTGTTTGGggtagatgaggaggaggaggaggagtggaacaTAGCCCTGCCCAAGATGGCACTGGGTGATGTGGAGTCTGACAGAGAGTCAGCCGGACGGCCTGACACACAACATGCAGAGACTCAGGATGATGATCAAAATTCGACTGACAGATTCCTTGATGCAGTTTCACTTTCCAAAGTTAGAACAG ATGAAGGAAGTCTGAATCGGTCTACGGCTGGGGGATCCAGCCGTCAAGAG AGGTCAGAGAATGTGTTCCAGAACCCAGCGATGGGGGACAGAGAAGagccccccatctctcccctcatGAACATCAAGGATGAGCCCATAGATGAAGGATATGACTGTGCCCTTCTACCCTCAACACGGAGTATCAAGGAAGAACTGGACAACACAACTCCTGAG GAGGAGCTGAGAATCAGTTCTGTCTTTTCCGTTGGAGGAGGAAACTCCTATGGCTCTCCCACTG GCTCTATGGCAGCCTCCCAGAACACCACCTCCATATTTGGTCCAGGAAGAAGTCTAGTTCCACAGGGGCCAACAATGACCCTCAGGAGCCTGGCTCCAGTGCCCCAGCCACCCCAGCCTCAACCCCAGGCCCCCAGCAGCTCCAACCCAGCCAATGCAGTGCGTGTGTCCTGCTCAGGCTGCTCTAAGATCCTGCTGCGCGGTCAGACTGCCTTCCAACGGAAAGGATCCACCCAGCTCTTCTGCTCCACCGTCTGCCTCACTGGGTTCACCCTGCCTGCCATCAAACTGAGAACCTGTTACCAGTGCCTcaa GGAGATCGAGGACCCCAAAGATGTGATCAGTGTCATTACAGACAATAACCTGAAGGATTTCTGTAGCCAGTTCTGCCTCTCCGTGTTCAACCGCAGGAGGAAACCAGGGCCTCTCTCCATGCCTTCTGTCCAAGAGCCTGCCACCCTGAGGTGCAGTATGTGCAAGAAGAGCGACACG ATTCAGCACGAGGTAACTCACCAGGGCTCCTTGCACAAACTGTGCAGTGATGAGTGCTTCATGCGCTTCCGCTCCTCCCACAACCTGGTCATAAACGTCTGTGAGAGATGTGGCGAGTACTGCGCCAGTGCTGACAGGAACTGCCGGAGACTCCGAGTAGAGGGCGTCACCATAAAGTTCTGTAGTCCTACCTGCATTAGCACTTATAAACAG ACAACCACCAAGGTGATGCCGTGCGGACGCTGCCGTGACCTGAGGCTCATGTCTGACATGTTGGAGAGCACCGACTCGGAGGGCAAGGTGGAACTCTTCTGCAACTCCATCTGTGTCAATAAAAGCTGGCCTCAGAACGAACTGTCAG GAACGGCATTCCCATGTACCTACTGCAAAGTGAAGGCTGTCTCTCAGTACCACCTGGCCATGGTGGACGGTAGCATCCGCAACTTCTGCTCCTACACCTGCGTCAAGACKTTCCGG GAGGCCGAAGGCAGCCAGCCTCCCCCCCAGCAGGGCCAGATGAACGGCTCCTCATCCACTGGTCCTCCCCCTCCAGCACCAACCCAGGGCTACTTCCGTCCTTATCCCCCGTCCTGGGTCCCCACTACTGGCCACCCATACGCTCCAGCCCAGACCTCTGCTCCACCTCTACCCTATGGAGCCGCCCCAGACATGGCTAGGGCCTATGGAGCAGGGCAGCATCAACCAGGGCTGCCCatgccccccccctcctcctctatctccaccCCCAAGGGGCatgtgaaactctcctgccatcAGTGCCCTCAGCAGTTCCGCTGGAAACCTGAGCTCTYCGAGTACAAT GGTCGCACCATGCAGTTCTGTTCCAAACCTTGCTGTGTTGAGTTTAAGAAACAGAGTAATGTCATAGTGAGGTGTGAATACTGCAAACTGGAGAAGTTGGTCAAAGAAGTCATAAAATATGACTTCATCGATCGGCCCTTCTGCAGCGAGA GCTGTAAGCTGCTCTTCAAGCACGACATGAAGGGGCCATGGCGGATGTGTGCCTACTGTGCCAACATCAGCCCCGATATGATCCACAACCACTTTGGTGGCAAGATGCAGGAGTTCTGCAGTGAGGCGTGCATGTCAAATTACACTGTTCTTTTCTATGAG ATGGCTAAGTGTGAGTGCTGCAGACGTCAAGGGAAGATGAAAGACCAACTGAAGTGTTTTGGGGCTGTGAAGCTGTTCTGTACCTTGGAGTGTGTCATTCAGTACTGCTATCAGACCTTCCAACAGCACCCTTGGACTAGCAACGGCACCACTGCTACACAGG GCCCATCCCAAACTCCATTCCCCTTCTCCAAGCCAGCTCCTGTCATTGCTGATGTTGTATCGTTGGCCACCTCTCCTGCTGACCAGCCCCATACTACGGCTGCCACAGCCCTGACTG GAGCTCTTCCGACATCTAACTCTCATGGCAAGAGCCTGGGCGATGCGAGCACCCAGACGGAAGCCATGAGGATCTCAGCCCGCCGGAGGATCATGAAGAACAAGGCCATCATCTGTAAACCCCTCATGCTGGACCAGCAGACCAGCTGCCAGATTCAGACGCAGACCACAGAGAAATCCATGACATCAATGG GGTTCGCAGAGACTGGGTTCACGTACACAGAGAACGGGGAGAAAGTGCGGGTGATTGTGATGCCTGTTCCTGTGCCTGTCTTCATCCCAGTGCCTATGAACTTGTACAGCCAGTACACTCCTGTGCCCATGGGTATCCCTGTGCCT GTGCCAGTGCCCATGGTAATCCCCCCCTCGTTAAGCCGTTCAGAGCTCAAGGACAGAAAAGACAATGTTCCATCTCAGACCAtggccgaggaggaggaggagaaagacaaaCCTGTCTCCCATGGAG ATCAAGGCAGCGCCTACAGTGGGGACCTGGAGTCGGAGGCCGTGTCCACCCCCCACAGCTGGGGTGGAGAGGACGAGTCCACCTCCACAACCAACACCCAGAGAGGGGCAGAGAAGCCTTCCGAGCACCCCAGCacagctccctcctcccctcaactTTTGGACCTGGAGGCTGACTACCCCCCTG ATTTGTTTGATCCTGCTGCAGTGAAGGGGCAGAGACTGACTGTAAAGATTAGAAGACGTAAGAGACCCAGAGAAGGCTTCCCTCCCAGTAAACGG AGTTGTAAGCGAAGTGGGACTATTGYCATGGTGGAGCCCACCGTTTCACTCCCTCCTGCCAGATCAAAACTCCATCACAAGTACGGGGTGAAAGCCTGGAAGAATTGGGTCCTGCAGAGGAACAAACAGATTGACTGTGAATTTTCCAAAGATGCCT CAGCTAAATCTATGGTTGTGAAGGAGAACGTGTTGCAGTGTAACTCCTCTGAGCTTAGTTACGGCCTCTGTCATTTCATCAGTGAGGTCCGTCGCCCCAACGGCCAGGCCTACCCTGCTGACAGCATCTTCTACCTCTGTCTGGGCATACAGCAG TATCTATTTGAGAATGGAAGGCTAGAGAATATCTTCACTGATGTGCTCTATCATAAGTTCAGCATGGAGATTACTATGATGCTACATTACTGGAGTCCTACCCTGCTGCCCAGCG GCTACCTGCATTCCCGTGTGGAGGAGGAGTACCTGTGGGACTGTAAACAGCTGGGAGCCTACTCCCCCATCGTGCTGCTCAACACCTTGCTCTTCTTTGGCACCAAGCTGTTCCAGTTCAAGACCCTGGGCCAACACAGACGTCTGTCCTTCACCAACTTCACCCGCTGTACCAGGGTCACCAAGAACGGCAAGAGCTCCTTCCTAAGGTTTAGGCCTGGTCAGGATGTGTCAGACACCCCCG AGCTGCTAGCTTTGCCTGCCAAGAGAAGGCTGGATGAAGAGGAAGGTGACATGGAGATGCCTGAGAATACTGAGAACCCACTACGCTGCCCTGTCAGACTCTACGAGTTCTACCTCTCCAAATG CTCAGAGTCTGTGACGAATAGACCACACCTGTTCTACTTGCAGCCAGAGCTCTCCTTTCACTCAAACAGCCTGCTGTGGTATTCTGCCCGGCAACTAGAAGGTCCTGCGCTGGAAAGCATGCTCACACGCATCCTGGCAGTACGGGAGGTCCACCTGGATGAGCTTCCGCTGCATAATCACTATACTGAAGCCTCCGCAGCCTCCACAGATGATGACAATGACCATTTGTAG